TCGGCGGGCTTCCCGACTATGTCGACTTCAAAGAGATTGTCGAACCTCTGCGCCTCCTCTTCAAGGACGAAGTCCGTGCCGCCGGCCGCGAGCTCGGCATTCCCGAGTACCTCGTGGCGCGCCAGCCCTTTCCGGGCCCCGGACTCGGCATACGCATCATCGGCGATGTCACCGAGGAGAAAGTCAAGATCGTCCAGGAGGCGGATGCCATCTATCGCGAGGAAGTCGATGCCGCGGGCGTAGGCAAGACCTTGGGACAGTACTTTGCCGCGCTGACCAACATGAAGTCCGTCGGCGTCATGGGCGACGGCCGTACGTACGACTACGCGATCGCCCTCCGTGCCGTCATGACGAGCGATTTCATGACCGCTGAGGCGGCGGAGATTCCATGGCCCGTCCTGACCAAAGTCGCCAATCGCATCGTCAACGAAGTCAAAGGTGTCAACCGCGTCCTCTACGACTGCACCGGCAAACCCCCGGCGACGATTGAGTTTGAATAGAGTAACAAAAATGTTTCTGCTGTAAAACCGTTGAAAATACAATATTACAACGGTTTACGGAAGCAAAAAGCTCTTTAGTGATACTGTTTTGATACTAAAAATGAGAAAAAGCAGGTTTAAAAGTGAGTTGTTGAATTTAGATAAATTGTTTAGAAAGCCTTCCATCATTTTGGTGGGAGGCTTTTGTGGAAATAGTGGTTGATAAATTTGAATTTGAAGAGGTTATAGTAATGAAAATTCTTTGTATCGGAGCCCACTTTAACATATAGTAATGTAGGATATTCATTTATACCTTACCTAAATAAAAATTTTAATGCTATTAATAAAGGCTTAAATGGTGATACATTATATGGGATTTGTTTTAGTTTGAATATTTTGAAAGAGACGTCAATATGAGACACAAAGATATAAGAAGAGAATGTGAAGAGTTATGGGCAAAAAATAAATATTTTGTACTAAGCAAATCGCATAAAGCATATTTGGAGATAAGAGAGTACTTGAAAGGAACAGAATTGGATGTTTTATGGCTAAATGAAAAAATACAGGAAACAAGAGATATGAAGGAGAGTAAAAAAGATTTTAGTAATGCCGTTCTTCACATATGGGGATATTTCAAAAAGATGCAAGTACAATTGAAAACAGGTATTATTTGATATATTAAATGGATATTGAAGTGGTAAACTAAAACTGGACACAGAGGGGGTAGAAAATGGACACTGTTTGCAGTATCCTGTACACAGGATGACAGGCAGCGGACAGCCTATCTCCCGATGCAGACAGGAGGTTGCCACGTGAAGTACACCAAGGAGCAACGTTTGGACATAGGCCGTCGGATCTACGACGGCGAGCTCACGAGATATGAAGCAGCAGAAGAATACGGGATCAGCGAGCAGACCGCACGGGATTACATGCGCCACTACCGGGATGCCAACCAGCTCCCGCCGAAAAGGGGGGTGCGCAGCTGCTTGGGTCTTGCCAAGACCAAATCCATACCAGTTCCCACCGGCCTGGAAGATCTCCAGTCCATGACGAAAAAAGAACTAATCGATGCCCTCGTTATGGCAAGGATCACAGAGGCACGCTTAAAAAAAGGTTATCTGGTGGAAGGAGTTGGTGCGGAAAAGACGTTCATTCCTATCGGCAGGAAGAATACCAAGTAGTCATGGAGCTTTCCGGACAGTTCCCCATCCGGCTGCTCTGTACAAAGACCGGAATCCCACGCAGCAGCTTCTACAACTGGAAGAAGAGCGTGGAACATCCACCCGAACAGAAGAAACGGCTTGTGCAGAGCATCGGATTGTTTCAGGAATACCATGGGCGCTTTCCCTCCCATGGCTACCGCTGGCTGAATGCCAAAATCCGATTGGACAAAGGAATCGTATTTTCCGATCCCTATGCCCATAAATGCTGTAAGATCGCAGGGATCAAGAGCCTTTGCAAACATTACAGCTACAAGAAGGAGGGCGATCCGTCCAGAACCTATCCGAACTTGTTGCTTGCAGGAATCAACATCACCGGCCCCATGGAATGTGTGGTGAGTGATATGACCGCCTTTTATGTGGAGCGCACATACTACGAGCTCACACTATATATGGATTTGTGGAATGACGAGCTCATTGCCCACGCGCTCTCATCCAAGCGCGGCGATCGTATGACCTACCTCGACGGCTTGCAGGACGTGCTTGCGTTCAAGAAGCAGTATCCGAATCAGAAGCTCATCCTGCACAGCGATCAAGGCTCTGTTTACGCATCCAAGAGCTACAACGAACTCCTGCCCATGTACAACATTGTCAGGTCAATGTCCAGAGCCGGCACACCGACAGACAATGCCGCGATGGAGGCGATTAATGGTTGGATCAAGGCCGAACTCTTTACAGATTTCCATATTACTTCGCCGGAGAATGTCCCCGCTCAGGTATCCGACTACATCCGCTTCTTCAACGAGGAGCGCCCTGCATATGCCCTTGGATACCTTACGCCGAAGCAGTATCGGGAGCAGTTCGCGCCAAAGCACGAAGGTGCGGCTCCTTGATACGTGTCCTTTGAATGGAGGTCATGGATATTCTGTGTATCACATCTTCGATGAATATGTACAGTATCTCAATTCTAATGACTAATTTTTAGGTTTTTGTGTCCAGTTTTTGTTGACTAGTGCAATATATGGAAGGGGAAAATAATCAGAAGGTTGTAATTGAATGCATTAACATTTTACTAAAGAAATACCCTAATGAATATTTAGAAAAATCAACTTTGTTAACAGGAGAACAATATGAGACTATGGCATGAAAAACTTATCCACTTATTGCCCAAAAATCAGCTTCTTGGACAACATAGGGAATGTTGTGCTCTGAGGGGCAATGGATGGAAAAAGAAACATAAAACTGTGGACTATGTGTTTACATATTCACCGTATCATCTTTTTATTTACCATGTATTGGTTATGGAGGAGATGGAAAAAAGAGGATATAATGTTTCTGCGGAATGGAAAGATAAAAATTATAGAGGAAGGACAGCAGAAAAGTACGATAATCTTAAAGAGGAAATTATAGGCAGTCCAATTTACAAAGAGCATAATATTGAATATTTGGCTGATTGTATAGAAAATTTAAGAAATAAAGGTATACATTTAAAAGTATAGAAGTTGTGGAGGAGTAAATTGATATAAAAATAAAAGAAGTTGAAGATAAAGTGGAAAAGGAAGCTGTATCAAGAGAAATATTATATGACCTTTCAGAATGGTTTGGAATACAGGAAAGCGTGGAAGAGTATATTCGTGATTCACAGGAAAAGCCTTTTCTTGATTGTTATATGAATGATGAGTCGGTTGGTTTTGTTGTATTAAATGCAACCAGCAAGGATTGTGCAGATATTTTTGTAATTGGCATAAAAAAGAAATTCCATCAAATGGGTATTGGATCAGTACTTAACGAAGCTTACGAAACTATGGCAAGGAAGCTGGGTTACGCATATTCACAGGTAAAAACGATACAGATGAGGCACTACGAAGAATATGATATTGCCAATAATTTTTATATAGCTATGGGATATAAAGAATTGGAATGACAGAAGCAAAGCAGAGGGAAAAGAGCGCTCTAGCCGCCAGCAGCTCTGCAAGCGATATTTATTTGGTATAATTTTTCATTCAGAAGGATTCAATGATACAATGGACATGGCGTAAATCTCCTTGGTAGATGGCTGATTGCATTTCTATTGTACTAAGAAATAAGGTTTTACGCCTTTTTTATTTCCCGAAATATATGCTTTTCAAGGAATTATGCGGATGAAACTTGTAATTTGCCAGGAGGGGTTCTCAAGGTGAGTTCTAAAGATTTGGTGTGAATTAAAGACGCAGGGCTTTTGCAGCAAAGTCTTTCAGACATTGGATGTAGTCATCGACCGTCTGTGCGCAGTAATCCAAAAGATTACATCTTTTAAGCGTGGATTCCGCATTGCCAAAAGGCCGTCACAGAATCGCATCTCCAAAGAATAGAGAGGAGAGAACTGGGACAGGAAGAT
This portion of the Selenomonas sp. TAMA-11512 genome encodes:
- a CDS encoding DUF1722 domain-containing protein, whose protein sequence is MRHKDIRRECEELWAKNKYFVLSKSHKAYLEIREYLKGTELDVLWLNEKIQETRDMKESKKDFSNAVLHIWGYFKKMQVQLKTGII
- a CDS encoding TIGR02328 family protein; this translates as MRLWHEKLIHLLPKNQLLGQHRECCALRGNGWKKKHKTVDYVFTYSPYHLFIYHVLVMEEMEKRGYNVSAEWKDKNYRGRTAEKYDNLKEEIIGSPIYKEHNIEYLADCIENLRNKGIHLKV
- a CDS encoding IS3 family transposase; translated protein: MELSGQFPIRLLCTKTGIPRSSFYNWKKSVEHPPEQKKRLVQSIGLFQEYHGRFPSHGYRWLNAKIRLDKGIVFSDPYAHKCCKIAGIKSLCKHYSYKKEGDPSRTYPNLLLAGINITGPMECVVSDMTAFYVERTYYELTLYMDLWNDELIAHALSSKRGDRMTYLDGLQDVLAFKKQYPNQKLILHSDQGSVYASKSYNELLPMYNIVRSMSRAGTPTDNAAMEAINGWIKAELFTDFHITSPENVPAQVSDYIRFFNEERPAYALGYLTPKQYREQFAPKHEGAAP
- a CDS encoding GNAT family N-acetyltransferase, which produces MEKEAVSREILYDLSEWFGIQESVEEYIRDSQEKPFLDCYMNDESVGFVVLNATSKDCADIFVIGIKKKFHQMGIGSVLNEAYETMARKLGYAYSQVKTIQMRHYEEYDIANNFYIAMGYKELE